AAAGGGTGCAAGAAAACAAATAAGAAGGTATTTTTCGTGATGATAATTGATAGCTAAACTCAGGCCATACATCTGTTCTTGAAAACAAAACGTATTTTGGGCTCCATAAAAAAAGAAAGCGTCGAATAGAAAAAAAGGTATCAATAGGTGCGGGGCCAAAAGCATCTATATCATTTGAATTTTTTAATGCATAGAGGACCGAAGGTGACGAAAGAGTGACCAAAATATTGTATTGAGGTTGCAATTCTTTAATTTTTCTGATGAGAGGGTAGGCGTATTCGATTTCGCCACTAGCCGCATGAACACAAATGGTAGGATGAGATTGATTAAACGTAGGCTTGATTGTAAAGGGATGATGAATTCTAAAAAAGAGGGTTTGTTTTAGTTTCCCTTTAGATAAAACGAAATAACCAATTCTCAAAACAAATGAGACAACCAAAAACAAACATCGGTAACTATAAAAAATCAAAGTTTCCATTTTCTTACCCTACTCGCTACAGTTTCAGGTTTTATGTCTACTAAACATTGATGATATTTTGCATTGGTGCATGGGCCCTGTCCATGCTTGCTACAAGGACGACAGGTTAAATCAATTTCAAAAATATGAGTTGTAGCTCTGGATGGAAATCCAAAGGGTGCTGGCCCCATTAAAGCGATGCAAGAATGGCCTAACTGTTCAGCGACATGCATCAGTCCCGTGTCATTGCTGATTAAAAGTTCTGATTTTGAAATAATTGCTGTATTGACGCTCAGATCACATTTCCCAGCCAGATTGAGGCACCGATGAGGAGCCGCCTTCTCAATATCTTCGATGAAGCGGTCTTCTGGACCTCCGAGAATAACAAAATTTTTTTCAGGAAGTAGTTCTATAAGCTTAATCCAATAACTTTTTGGCCATCTTTTTAAGAAATAAGCAGCCGAAGGAGCCAAAGTGATAAATGATTTAGCAAAGGATTGAAGTAACTCCCGGGCTTTGGTTTCATCAAGTTCTGATGGAAAAATTTGGGGAGGAGGAGGGAGAGATCTGCTGATTCCCCATTTTTCTAAGGGTTCGATGAGGTCTCTTTGTCCAGAAAAGGGCATTTCATATTTGTTGATTCTAAAAGAAAATAAAAGTATCCGCTTTATTCTGTAGGTGGGTCTTCGTAGAATTTCTAACTTTTTAGAAAAACCGATGATAAGACATATTAACCGAGAACGAAAATTATTGTGAACATCATAAATTTTCAAATAGTTTTCCTGTCTCAATTTAAGCCCTAAATCAAAAAGACCCTTGATACCTAATTTACGATCTAACGACCAAACTTTTTCAACGAGGGGA
The DNA window shown above is from Deltaproteobacteria bacterium and carries:
- a CDS encoding glycosyltransferase family 9 protein codes for the protein MQFNFKILLIRFSSFGDITQSLSLPAKIKEKFPQAQIHFITRKEFKGIIEPHPLVEKVWSLDRKLGIKGLFDLGLKLRQENYLKIYDVHNNFRSRLICLIIGFSKKLEILRRPTYRIKRILLFSFRINKYEMPFSGQRDLIEPLEKWGISRSLPPPPQIFPSELDETKARELLQSFAKSFITLAPSAAYFLKRWPKSYWIKLIELLPEKNFVILGGPEDRFIEDIEKAAPHRCLNLAGKCDLSVNTAIISKSELLISNDTGLMHVAEQLGHSCIALMGPAPFGFPSRATTHIFEIDLTCRPCSKHGQGPCTNAKYHQCLVDIKPETVASRVRKWKL